A window of the Parabacteroides merdae ATCC 43184 genome harbors these coding sequences:
- the htpG gene encoding molecular chaperone HtpG, translated as MAKQGNIGVTSENIFPIIKKFLYSDHEIFLRELVSNAVDATQKLKTLASVGEFKGELGDLTVHVSFDSNTIKISDRGIGMTAEEIDKYINQIAFSGAEEFVEKYKNDAAAIIGHFGLGFYSSFMVSKKVEIVTKSYKEGAVPMKWSCDGTPEYTLEETEKEDRGTDIILYIDDENKDFLNKDKINSLLTKYCRYLPVPIAFGKKQEWKDGKYVDTDEDNIINDIQPAWVRKPTDMTDEDYKKFYQDLYPMSDEPLFWIHLNVDYPFHLTGILYFPRIKSNIDLHRNKIQLYCNQVFVTDSVEGIVPEFLTLLHGVLDSPDIPLNVSRSYLQSDQNVKKISNHIMKKVADRLEEMFKNDRPQFEEKWDSLKLFIQYGMLSEEKFYDRAAKFALLKDVDGKYYTFEEYKALTEANQTDKEGNLIYLYTTNANDQYSYIQAAKDKAYSVLIMDGQLDVHAISQMEQKFEKTRFVRVDSDTIDNLIRKDNVNKVTLNEDEKNALQEMFKSQLPKIEKTDFIVTFEALGENSNPVMLTQSEYMRRMREMSAMQPGMSFYGELPDNYNLVLNTDHELVKKILSEEEAACAEKLNPILSDLKGWKARQSDLREAQSKKKEEEITSEEKEDMTNTNKKIDELVEQRNSILSEYAGGNKLVSQLIDLALLANGMLKGEALSQFIKRSVQMIG; from the coding sequence ATGGCAAAACAAGGAAACATCGGTGTTACGAGTGAGAACATCTTCCCTATCATCAAAAAGTTTTTATATAGTGATCACGAAATTTTTCTTCGTGAATTGGTATCTAACGCAGTTGATGCAACACAGAAGTTGAAAACACTGGCTTCTGTCGGCGAGTTCAAAGGAGAACTGGGAGATTTGACCGTACATGTCAGCTTCGATAGCAATACGATCAAAATCTCCGACCGCGGTATCGGTATGACTGCCGAAGAGATTGACAAATATATCAATCAGATCGCCTTCTCCGGCGCAGAAGAGTTCGTTGAAAAATACAAGAACGACGCAGCCGCCATCATCGGCCACTTCGGACTTGGTTTCTATTCTTCTTTTATGGTTTCCAAGAAAGTGGAGATCGTCACCAAATCGTATAAAGAAGGAGCCGTTCCTATGAAATGGAGCTGCGACGGCACACCCGAATACACATTGGAAGAGACGGAAAAAGAAGATCGCGGAACAGACATCATCCTGTATATTGACGACGAGAACAAAGATTTCCTGAACAAAGACAAGATCAACAGCCTGTTGACTAAGTACTGCCGTTACCTGCCAGTTCCCATCGCATTCGGAAAGAAGCAGGAATGGAAAGACGGCAAATATGTCGATACCGACGAAGACAATATCATCAACGATATCCAACCGGCATGGGTTCGTAAGCCGACCGATATGACAGATGAAGATTATAAGAAATTCTATCAGGATCTGTATCCGATGTCCGACGAACCTCTGTTCTGGATTCATCTGAATGTGGATTACCCGTTCCATCTGACCGGTATCCTGTATTTCCCGCGCATCAAGAGCAACATCGATCTGCATCGCAATAAGATCCAATTATACTGCAACCAAGTGTTCGTCACCGATTCGGTTGAAGGTATCGTTCCTGAATTCCTGACATTGCTGCACGGTGTGCTCGATTCTCCGGATATACCGCTGAACGTGTCCCGTTCTTACCTACAGAGCGACCAGAACGTGAAAAAGATCTCCAACCACATTATGAAAAAGGTGGCAGATCGCCTGGAAGAAATGTTCAAGAACGACCGTCCTCAATTTGAAGAAAAGTGGGACAGCCTGAAACTTTTCATCCAGTACGGAATGTTGAGCGAAGAAAAATTTTACGATCGGGCAGCCAAGTTCGCCCTATTGAAGGATGTAGACGGCAAATATTACACATTCGAAGAGTACAAAGCCCTGACGGAAGCCAACCAGACAGACAAGGAAGGCAACCTGATCTACTTGTACACAACAAATGCCAATGACCAGTACAGCTATATCCAGGCTGCAAAAGACAAAGCCTACAGCGTGCTGATCATGGATGGTCAGCTGGATGTCCATGCTATAAGCCAGATGGAACAGAAGTTCGAAAAAACACGCTTCGTCCGTGTGGATAGCGACACGATCGACAATCTGATCCGCAAGGACAATGTCAACAAGGTAACACTGAATGAGGACGAAAAAAATGCTCTGCAGGAGATGTTCAAAAGCCAGTTACCGAAGATCGAGAAGACAGATTTCATTGTCACATTCGAGGCGTTGGGAGAAAACTCAAACCCGGTCATGCTGACACAAAGCGAATATATGCGCCGTATGCGCGAAATGTCTGCCATGCAACCAGGTATGTCGTTTTATGGAGAACTGCCGGATAACTACAATCTGGTGCTGAACACAGACCACGAACTGGTTAAGAAAATCCTGAGCGAAGAAGAAGCGGCTTGTGCCGAAAAGCTGAATCCGATCCTTTCTGACCTGAAAGGCTGGAAAGCCCGCCAGTCCGACTTGCGCGAAGCCCAGAGCAAGAAGAAAGAAGAAGAAATCACTTCTGAAGAGAAGGAAGATATGACGAATACGAACAAAAAGATTGACGAACTGGTAGAACAGCGCAACAGCATCCTGTCTGAATATGCTGGTGGAAATAAACTGGTCAGCCAGTTAATCGACCTTGCCCTGTTGGCAAACGGTATGTTGAAAGGTGAAGCATTGAGCCAATTCATCAAACGCAGCGTTCAGATGATCGGTTAA
- a CDS encoding phenylacetate--CoA ligase family protein, which yields MEYWQKDIETMNREDLKKLQFERLRKTIEAAGNSPFYSKVFKENGITADSIQSLDDLQKIPFTTKDDLRNNYPYGMAAIPIKDCVRIHSSSGTTGNPTVVLHSAKDLDQWANQVARCMYMVGIRDTDVFQNTSGYGMFTGGLGFQYGAEKLGCLTVPAAAGNTKRQIKFITDFGTTCLHIIPSYATRLAEVMYEMGLDPRRDTKLHTVCIGAEPHSEEQRRRIEQLLGVKAYNCFGMSEMNGPGVAFECTEQNGLHIWEDNVIVEIIDPVTLQPVKEGEVGEMVLTTINREAMPLLRYRTRDLTCVLPGECPCGRTHKRLARFKGRSDDMIILKGVNLFPIQIEKILMQFKELGSNYLITIETVGNNDEMLIEVELSDLFTDDYSVLQRLTKEITRQLKDELLLTPHLKLVAKGSLPVQDGKAVRVKDLRKLC from the coding sequence ATGGAATATTGGCAGAAAGATATTGAAACCATGAATCGCGAAGATTTGAAAAAGCTACAGTTTGAGCGATTGAGAAAAACAATTGAAGCAGCCGGAAATTCTCCTTTCTACAGCAAAGTTTTCAAAGAAAACGGCATCACAGCCGACAGTATACAATCACTGGACGATTTGCAAAAGATTCCTTTTACGACGAAAGACGACCTTCGCAACAATTATCCGTACGGCATGGCGGCTATTCCTATCAAGGACTGTGTCCGTATCCATTCATCGAGCGGCACGACAGGTAACCCAACAGTCGTATTGCATTCGGCCAAAGACTTGGACCAATGGGCTAACCAGGTGGCACGCTGTATGTATATGGTAGGCATTCGCGACACAGACGTATTCCAGAACACTTCCGGTTACGGAATGTTTACCGGAGGATTGGGATTCCAATACGGAGCTGAAAAATTAGGTTGCCTGACCGTACCGGCAGCAGCAGGAAATACCAAGCGGCAGATCAAGTTCATTACGGATTTTGGGACGACTTGCCTCCATATCATTCCCAGCTATGCTACTCGCCTGGCGGAAGTGATGTATGAAATGGGCCTCGATCCTCGTCGCGACACCAAACTGCACACCGTTTGTATCGGTGCTGAGCCTCACTCGGAAGAACAACGCCGCCGGATCGAACAATTGTTAGGCGTAAAAGCATACAATTGTTTCGGAATGTCAGAGATGAACGGCCCCGGCGTCGCATTCGAATGTACGGAACAGAACGGGCTCCATATCTGGGAAGATAATGTAATCGTAGAAATTATCGATCCAGTCACACTGCAACCGGTAAAAGAAGGTGAAGTCGGCGAAATGGTCCTGACGACCATCAACCGAGAGGCAATGCCTTTGCTCCGTTATCGTACCCGTGACCTGACCTGTGTCCTTCCGGGTGAATGTCCCTGCGGACGAACGCACAAACGCCTTGCACGTTTCAAAGGCCGTAGCGACGACATGATCATATTGAAAGGGGTCAACCTCTTCCCTATCCAGATCGAAAAGATACTGATGCAGTTTAAAGAACTGGGTAGCAATTATCTAATTACAATCGAAACGGTAGGAAACAATGACGAGATGCTGATTGAAGTGGAATTGAGCGACCTGTTTACCGACGATTACAGCGTTTTACAACGCTTGACAAAGGAAATCACCCGCCAGCTGAAAGACGAGCTGCTTCTGACTCCCCATCTCAAACTGGTCGCCAAAGGCTCCCTGCCGGTACAGGATGGAAAAGCTGTCCGGGTGAAAGACTTGCGTAAACTTTGCTGA
- a CDS encoding sodium:solute symporter family protein has translation MSTLTLGIVVIIYMFILAWLGYIGYKQTKNASDYLLGGRKVNPVIMALSYGATFISASAIVGFGGVAATFGMGIQWLCLLNMFMGVVIAFIIFGRNTRKLGEKYNARTFPQLLGLHYNSRAIQIFIAAIIFIGMPLYAAVVMKGGAVFIEQMFHIDLHLALLIFTLIVAAYVITGGIKGVLYTDALQAVIMFACMLFLLFWFYRVMDMGFIEANRKLTEIAPLVPERFKEVGHQGWTAMPVTGSPQWYTLVTSLILGVGIGCLAQPQLVVRFMMVESTKQLNRGVLIGCVFLIVTVGAIYHVGALSNLFFLKTEGVVASEAIKDMDKIIPLFIDRAMPEWFSAVFMLCILSASMSTLSAQFHTMGASFGADIFPKLGHRKNANSTMGVRIGVLCSILVSYIICYTLSAGVIARGTALFMGICAATFLPAYFCSLFWKKATKEGALASLWTGALASLFAMLFLHKAEAGAVGLCNMLSGRDVLIDIYPWFAIDPILFALPLSTVAMVLTSLITYKKQEI, from the coding sequence ATGAGCACACTGACTTTAGGTATCGTAGTAATTATCTATATGTTCATCCTGGCTTGGCTGGGATATATCGGATACAAACAAACGAAAAATGCTAGCGATTATTTGCTGGGGGGACGGAAAGTAAATCCTGTTATCATGGCCCTTTCATACGGGGCAACCTTTATTTCCGCATCGGCCATTGTCGGTTTCGGAGGGGTTGCGGCCACGTTCGGTATGGGAATCCAATGGCTTTGCTTGTTGAATATGTTTATGGGCGTTGTCATCGCTTTTATCATATTCGGGCGGAACACCCGTAAGTTAGGCGAAAAGTACAATGCCCGCACATTCCCGCAATTATTGGGGTTGCACTATAATTCGCGTGCCATACAGATATTTATTGCCGCCATCATCTTTATCGGCATGCCTTTGTATGCAGCAGTCGTAATGAAAGGAGGTGCAGTGTTCATCGAACAGATGTTCCACATAGACTTGCATCTGGCACTGCTTATTTTCACGCTTATAGTAGCGGCCTATGTTATCACGGGAGGTATTAAAGGCGTGTTATATACGGATGCTTTGCAAGCCGTCATCATGTTCGCCTGCATGCTGTTCTTGCTATTCTGGTTCTATCGGGTGATGGATATGGGCTTTATCGAAGCCAACCGGAAACTGACGGAAATCGCCCCGCTTGTTCCTGAACGGTTTAAGGAGGTAGGACACCAAGGATGGACAGCCATGCCTGTGACTGGGTCTCCGCAATGGTACACCCTCGTAACCTCGCTGATCTTGGGAGTCGGCATCGGTTGCCTTGCCCAACCTCAGTTGGTCGTACGTTTTATGATGGTGGAAAGCACCAAGCAATTGAACCGGGGCGTTCTGATCGGTTGTGTTTTTCTGATCGTGACCGTCGGAGCCATTTATCATGTCGGGGCATTATCGAACCTCTTTTTCCTGAAAACAGAAGGCGTGGTTGCATCGGAAGCCATCAAGGATATGGATAAGATTATCCCGCTGTTTATCGACCGGGCAATGCCGGAATGGTTCAGTGCCGTTTTCATGCTCTGTATCTTGTCGGCAAGTATGTCTACGCTCAGCGCCCAGTTCCACACGATGGGAGCTTCTTTCGGGGCAGACATATTCCCTAAACTGGGACATCGAAAGAATGCCAACTCGACGATGGGTGTACGCATCGGAGTACTTTGCTCCATTCTGGTAAGTTATATAATCTGTTATACGCTGAGCGCAGGAGTCATAGCACGCGGGACAGCCCTGTTCATGGGGATTTGTGCCGCCACTTTTCTCCCGGCCTACTTCTGTTCCCTTTTCTGGAAAAAGGCGACCAAGGAAGGAGCACTGGCTAGTTTATGGACGGGGGCACTGGCAAGTTTGTTTGCCATGCTGTTTCTTCACAAGGCGGAAGCCGGAGCAGTCGGCTTATGCAATATGCTGTCTGGACGTGATGTTTTGATCGATATCTATCCCTGGTTCGCCATCGATCCGATCCTGTTCGCATTGCCTTTATCCACCGTTGCGATGGTTCTCACAAGCCTAATAACGTATAAAAAGCAAGAGATCTGA
- a CDS encoding symporter small accessory protein: MFGISDPGIWLAYLLALVCLFYSIWFGITHWNKDDEESTNPQQPEK, translated from the coding sequence ATGTTCGGAATAAGCGACCCTGGCATCTGGCTGGCCTACCTGTTAGCCCTCGTCTGCCTGTTTTATTCCATCTGGTTCGGAATAACCCATTGGAATAAAGACGACGAGGAGAGTACTAACCCACAACAGCCGGAAAAATGA